From a single Vitis vinifera cultivar Pinot Noir 40024 chromosome 18, ASM3070453v1 genomic region:
- the LOC100249943 gene encoding ABC transporter A family member 10 isoform X3: MDLAADFFNQSNALLRKNLILQKRNFLPLFSLIFFPIVLLFLFFLIPTAVNKELDKSSSRPIPHPQEWPALLHIPASRYRAVKTTSSPFMDLPQESCRSTGLCPVTLLLTGKDKSFGLGLTDKMFPKVSTLNSSEVEHSLANMVLGSETAPPYFYFLHPTSFPDLPIYHLQRNQCAPNSTFFIPLRKVQREIRCVRALCLWRNSSSEVNDELFKGYREGNLEKKINEFAAAFDFSNSNKTNFNVTIWYNSTHELARLVNLASNAYLLSLKDGGTKVLLDFMKGMPQPSSNPPRLDVASAFGVLSFTWVVMQFFPMVLTSLVQEKESNLRIMMKIHGLDDRLYWVISYTYFVLEFVIYMLCLVAFASVLGLQFFTMNDFKIQFLFYFIGINLQISMAFLMAPILSNVKMITVITFALLFGSRLSGKSVFEFFLEDTTLSRHWIIVMELYPAFSLYRGIYELAQYSLMGSATGTQGMQWRDLSDPENGMRDVCIIMMVEWLVVLFIAYDIDQQRISSRNGVTARVLLFLQNIWKRSRNGVKRRILCLMLGIWKKSNLKSQKFSAVSPQVENIDVFEEMTGITKPTSGKAFIEGLDIESQIKEIYTRIGYCPQIDLLWETLTGREHLQFYGRVKNLVGPALTQAVENSLRRVNLVRGGVGDKEVSEYSRSEKRRLSVAISLIGNPQVVFMEEPTVGLDPVLRTSLWNAIKHAKQDRTIILTTQSMEEAEALCDRIGVLADGCLQCIASPRELKARFERFEESSTFKDTTPPCQKDELRRLFGLPTSSGSVEK; encoded by the exons ATGGACTTAGCAGCAGACTTTTTCAACCAATCCAATGCTTTACTGAGAAAAAACTTGATTTTGCAG AAACGAAATTTTCTCCCCCTTTTTTCGCTCATTTTCTTCCCCATAGTGCTGCTGTTTTTATTCTTCCTTATTCCAACTGCCGTGAACAAAGAGTTGGATAAAAGTAGCTCTCGTCCCATCCCTCACCCTCAGGAATGGCCTGCATTGCTGCATATACCAGCTTCGCGTTATCGTGCCGTGAAAACTACATCTTCACCTTTTATGGACTTGCCCCAGGAATCATGCAGGAGTACAGGGTTGTGTCCTGTAACTCTTCTTCTCACTGGAAAAGATAAATCTTTTGGACTAG GTTTGACTGACAAGATGTTCCCAAAAGTTTCCACCTTGAATTCTTCAGAAGTTGAGCATAGTCTAGCCAACATGGTCTTG GGGTCCGAAACAGCGcctccatatttttattttcttcatcctACTTCCTTCCCGGATCTTCCCATTTATCATCTTCAACGTAACCAATGCGCACCAAACTCGACGTTTTTTATTCCTTTACGTAAAGTGCAACGAG AGATAAGATGTGTTCGAGCTTTATGTTTGTGGAGGAATAGCTCTTCTGAAGTTAATGATGAGCTATTTAAGGGTTATCGTGAAGGAAATTTAGAGAAGAAGATCAATGAGTTTGCTGCAG CATTCGACTTCTCAAACTCCAACAAGACTAATTTTAATGTGACTATATGGTACAATTCAACTCATGAGCTAGCACGCTTGGTTAACCTG GCATCGAATGCCTACCTCCTGTCTCTGAAAGATGGTGGTACAAAGGTGCTATTAGATTTCATGAAGGGAATGCCCCAACCTAGCAGTAACCCACCCAGACTAGACGTTGCTTCTGCATTCGGAGTACTGTCATTTACTTGGGTTGTTATGCAATTTTTCCCT ATGGTGTTGACATCTCTGGTTCAGGAGAAAGAAAGTAATCTGAGAATAATGATGAAAATACATGGCCTAGATGACAGACTTTATTGGGTGATTTCTTATACCTATTTTGTTCTCGAATTTGTTATCTACATGCTATGTCTGGTAGCATTTGCTTCAGTTCTAG GGTTACAATTCTTCACTATGAATgacttcaaaatccaatttctcTTCTACTTCATCGGTATAAACTTGCAAATTTCAATGGCATTTCTAATGGCGCCAATTCtttcaaatgttaaaatgaTTACAG TAATAACATTCGCATTGCTTTTTGGATCAAGGCTCTCTGGGAAGTCTGTTTTTGAGTTCTTTCTTGAAGATACAACATTGTCAA GACATTGGATTATTGTTATGGAGCTATATCCTGCTTTCTCTCTTTACCGTGGTATATATGAGCTCGCACAATATTCTCTCATGGGTAGTGCAACAGGAACCCAAGGGATGCAATGGAGAGATTTGAGCGACCCTGAGAATGGGATGAGGGATGTCTGCATTATTATGATGGTCGAATGGTTGGTAGTACTTTTTATTGCATACGACATCGATCAACAACGAATATCATCAAGGAATGGAGTCACAGCGAGGGTTTTGCTATTTTTGCAAAATATTTGGAAGAGGTCAAGAAATGGTGTGAAAAGAAGAATTCTATGTTTGATGCTAGGCATTTGGAAGAAGTCAAACttaaaaagccaaaaatttTCTGCAGTTTCCCCACAGGTGGAAAATATTGACGTTTTCGAAGAG ATGACTGGGATCACAAAGCCAACCTCTGGCAAAGCATTCATTGAAGGTCTGGATATAGAGAgtcaaataaaagaaatatatacaaGAATAGGTTATTGCCCTCAGATTGA CCTTCTCTGGGAAACTCTAACTGGGAGGGAGCACCTCCAATTTTATGGAAGGGTTAAAAACCTCGTAGGTCCTGCCTTGACACAG gCGGTGGAAAACTCTCTTAGGAGAGTAAACCTTGTTCGTGGAGGTGTTGGTGACAAGGAAGTCAGTGAATATAGTAGATCAGAGAAGAGGAGGCTTAGTGTTGCCATTTCATTGATTGGAAATCCTCAA GTGGTCTTTATGGAAGAACCTACCGTTGGTTTAGATCCGGTATTGAGAACCAGTTTATGGAATGCTATAAAGCATGCAAAGCAAGATCGAACGATTATTTTGACAA CACAATCAATGGAAGAGGCAGAGGCTCTATGTGATAGAATAGGAGTTCTAGCAGATGGCTGTTTGCAATGTATAGCCAGCCCTCGAGAG CTGAAGGCTagatttgaaagatttgaagAATCTTCCACGTTTAAGGACACAACACCCCCCTGCCAGAAGGATGAGTTGCGTCGCCTTTTCGGTTTGCCAACTTCTAGTGGGTCAGTGGAAAAATAG
- the LOC100249943 gene encoding ABC transporter A family member 8 isoform X2, translating into MDLAADFFNQSNALLRKNLILQKRNFLPLFSLIFFPIVLLFLFFLIPTAVNKELDKSSSRPIPHPQEWPALLHIPASRYRAVKTTSSPFMDLPQESCRSTGLCPVTLLLTGKDKSFGLGLTDKMFPKVSTLNSSEVEHSLANMVLGSETAPPYFYFLHPTSFPDLPIYHLQRNQCAPNSTFFIPLRKVQREIRCVRALCLWRNSSSEVNDELFKGYREGNLEKKINEFAAAFDFSNSNKTNFNVTIWYNSTHELARLVNLMVLTSLVQEKESNLRIMMKIHGLDDRLYWVISYTYFVLEFVIYMLCLVAFASVLGLQFFTMNDFKIQFLFYFIGINLQISMAFLMAPILSNVKMITVITFALLFGSRLSGKSVFEFFLEDTTLSRHWIIVMELYPAFSLYRGIYELAQYSLMGSATGTQGMQWRDLSDPENGMRDVCIIMMVEWLVVLFIAYDIDQQRISSRNGVTARVLLFLQNIWKRSRNGVKRRILCLMLGIWKKSNLKSQKFSAVSPQVENIDVFEEREKVERWLHKPTSIYSIICHNLEKVYPERDGNPKKIGVRGLSLAISKGECFGIVGDSDAGKTSFISMMTGITKPTSGKAFIEGLDIESQIKEIYTRIGYCPQIDLLWETLTGREHLQFYGRVKNLVGPALTQAVENSLRRVNLVRGGVGDKEVSEYSRSEKRRLSVAISLIGNPQVVFMEEPTVGLDPVLRTSLWNAIKHAKQDRTIILTTQSMEEAEALCDRIGVLADGCLQCIASPRELKARFERFEESSTFKDTTPPCQKDELRRLFGLPTSSGSVEK; encoded by the exons ATGGACTTAGCAGCAGACTTTTTCAACCAATCCAATGCTTTACTGAGAAAAAACTTGATTTTGCAG AAACGAAATTTTCTCCCCCTTTTTTCGCTCATTTTCTTCCCCATAGTGCTGCTGTTTTTATTCTTCCTTATTCCAACTGCCGTGAACAAAGAGTTGGATAAAAGTAGCTCTCGTCCCATCCCTCACCCTCAGGAATGGCCTGCATTGCTGCATATACCAGCTTCGCGTTATCGTGCCGTGAAAACTACATCTTCACCTTTTATGGACTTGCCCCAGGAATCATGCAGGAGTACAGGGTTGTGTCCTGTAACTCTTCTTCTCACTGGAAAAGATAAATCTTTTGGACTAG GTTTGACTGACAAGATGTTCCCAAAAGTTTCCACCTTGAATTCTTCAGAAGTTGAGCATAGTCTAGCCAACATGGTCTTG GGGTCCGAAACAGCGcctccatatttttattttcttcatcctACTTCCTTCCCGGATCTTCCCATTTATCATCTTCAACGTAACCAATGCGCACCAAACTCGACGTTTTTTATTCCTTTACGTAAAGTGCAACGAG AGATAAGATGTGTTCGAGCTTTATGTTTGTGGAGGAATAGCTCTTCTGAAGTTAATGATGAGCTATTTAAGGGTTATCGTGAAGGAAATTTAGAGAAGAAGATCAATGAGTTTGCTGCAG CATTCGACTTCTCAAACTCCAACAAGACTAATTTTAATGTGACTATATGGTACAATTCAACTCATGAGCTAGCACGCTTGGTTAACCTG ATGGTGTTGACATCTCTGGTTCAGGAGAAAGAAAGTAATCTGAGAATAATGATGAAAATACATGGCCTAGATGACAGACTTTATTGGGTGATTTCTTATACCTATTTTGTTCTCGAATTTGTTATCTACATGCTATGTCTGGTAGCATTTGCTTCAGTTCTAG GGTTACAATTCTTCACTATGAATgacttcaaaatccaatttctcTTCTACTTCATCGGTATAAACTTGCAAATTTCAATGGCATTTCTAATGGCGCCAATTCtttcaaatgttaaaatgaTTACAG TAATAACATTCGCATTGCTTTTTGGATCAAGGCTCTCTGGGAAGTCTGTTTTTGAGTTCTTTCTTGAAGATACAACATTGTCAA GACATTGGATTATTGTTATGGAGCTATATCCTGCTTTCTCTCTTTACCGTGGTATATATGAGCTCGCACAATATTCTCTCATGGGTAGTGCAACAGGAACCCAAGGGATGCAATGGAGAGATTTGAGCGACCCTGAGAATGGGATGAGGGATGTCTGCATTATTATGATGGTCGAATGGTTGGTAGTACTTTTTATTGCATACGACATCGATCAACAACGAATATCATCAAGGAATGGAGTCACAGCGAGGGTTTTGCTATTTTTGCAAAATATTTGGAAGAGGTCAAGAAATGGTGTGAAAAGAAGAATTCTATGTTTGATGCTAGGCATTTGGAAGAAGTCAAACttaaaaagccaaaaatttTCTGCAGTTTCCCCACAGGTGGAAAATATTGACGTTTTCGAAGAG aGGGAGAAAGTTGAACGATGGCTGCATAAACCCACGTcgatttattcaatcatttgtCATAATCTTGAAAAGGTGTATCCAGAAAGGGATGGAAACCCTAAGAAAATTGGAGTGAGGGGGTTGTCTCTAGCTATATCCAAAGGGGAGTGCTTTGGTATAGTTGGTGACAGTGATGCAGGCAAAACCTCTTTCATTAGTATG ATGACTGGGATCACAAAGCCAACCTCTGGCAAAGCATTCATTGAAGGTCTGGATATAGAGAgtcaaataaaagaaatatatacaaGAATAGGTTATTGCCCTCAGATTGA CCTTCTCTGGGAAACTCTAACTGGGAGGGAGCACCTCCAATTTTATGGAAGGGTTAAAAACCTCGTAGGTCCTGCCTTGACACAG gCGGTGGAAAACTCTCTTAGGAGAGTAAACCTTGTTCGTGGAGGTGTTGGTGACAAGGAAGTCAGTGAATATAGTAGATCAGAGAAGAGGAGGCTTAGTGTTGCCATTTCATTGATTGGAAATCCTCAA GTGGTCTTTATGGAAGAACCTACCGTTGGTTTAGATCCGGTATTGAGAACCAGTTTATGGAATGCTATAAAGCATGCAAAGCAAGATCGAACGATTATTTTGACAA CACAATCAATGGAAGAGGCAGAGGCTCTATGTGATAGAATAGGAGTTCTAGCAGATGGCTGTTTGCAATGTATAGCCAGCCCTCGAGAG CTGAAGGCTagatttgaaagatttgaagAATCTTCCACGTTTAAGGACACAACACCCCCCTGCCAGAAGGATGAGTTGCGTCGCCTTTTCGGTTTGCCAACTTCTAGTGGGTCAGTGGAAAAATAG
- the LOC100249943 gene encoding ABC transporter A family member 8 isoform X1, producing the protein MDLAADFFNQSNALLRKNLILQKRNFLPLFSLIFFPIVLLFLFFLIPTAVNKELDKSSSRPIPHPQEWPALLHIPASRYRAVKTTSSPFMDLPQESCRSTGLCPVTLLLTGKDKSFGLGLTDKMFPKVSTLNSSEVEHSLANMVLGSETAPPYFYFLHPTSFPDLPIYHLQRNQCAPNSTFFIPLRKVQREIRCVRALCLWRNSSSEVNDELFKGYREGNLEKKINEFAAAFDFSNSNKTNFNVTIWYNSTHELARLVNLASNAYLLSLKDGGTKVLLDFMKGMPQPSSNPPRLDVASAFGVLSFTWVVMQFFPMVLTSLVQEKESNLRIMMKIHGLDDRLYWVISYTYFVLEFVIYMLCLVAFASVLGLQFFTMNDFKIQFLFYFIGINLQISMAFLMAPILSNVKMITVITFALLFGSRLSGKSVFEFFLEDTTLSRHWIIVMELYPAFSLYRGIYELAQYSLMGSATGTQGMQWRDLSDPENGMRDVCIIMMVEWLVVLFIAYDIDQQRISSRNGVTARVLLFLQNIWKRSRNGVKRRILCLMLGIWKKSNLKSQKFSAVSPQVENIDVFEEREKVERWLHKPTSIYSIICHNLEKVYPERDGNPKKIGVRGLSLAISKGECFGIVGDSDAGKTSFISMMTGITKPTSGKAFIEGLDIESQIKEIYTRIGYCPQIDLLWETLTGREHLQFYGRVKNLVGPALTQAVENSLRRVNLVRGGVGDKEVSEYSRSEKRRLSVAISLIGNPQVVFMEEPTVGLDPVLRTSLWNAIKHAKQDRTIILTTQSMEEAEALCDRIGVLADGCLQCIASPRELKARFERFEESSTFKDTTPPCQKDELRRLFGLPTSSGSVEK; encoded by the exons ATGGACTTAGCAGCAGACTTTTTCAACCAATCCAATGCTTTACTGAGAAAAAACTTGATTTTGCAG AAACGAAATTTTCTCCCCCTTTTTTCGCTCATTTTCTTCCCCATAGTGCTGCTGTTTTTATTCTTCCTTATTCCAACTGCCGTGAACAAAGAGTTGGATAAAAGTAGCTCTCGTCCCATCCCTCACCCTCAGGAATGGCCTGCATTGCTGCATATACCAGCTTCGCGTTATCGTGCCGTGAAAACTACATCTTCACCTTTTATGGACTTGCCCCAGGAATCATGCAGGAGTACAGGGTTGTGTCCTGTAACTCTTCTTCTCACTGGAAAAGATAAATCTTTTGGACTAG GTTTGACTGACAAGATGTTCCCAAAAGTTTCCACCTTGAATTCTTCAGAAGTTGAGCATAGTCTAGCCAACATGGTCTTG GGGTCCGAAACAGCGcctccatatttttattttcttcatcctACTTCCTTCCCGGATCTTCCCATTTATCATCTTCAACGTAACCAATGCGCACCAAACTCGACGTTTTTTATTCCTTTACGTAAAGTGCAACGAG AGATAAGATGTGTTCGAGCTTTATGTTTGTGGAGGAATAGCTCTTCTGAAGTTAATGATGAGCTATTTAAGGGTTATCGTGAAGGAAATTTAGAGAAGAAGATCAATGAGTTTGCTGCAG CATTCGACTTCTCAAACTCCAACAAGACTAATTTTAATGTGACTATATGGTACAATTCAACTCATGAGCTAGCACGCTTGGTTAACCTG GCATCGAATGCCTACCTCCTGTCTCTGAAAGATGGTGGTACAAAGGTGCTATTAGATTTCATGAAGGGAATGCCCCAACCTAGCAGTAACCCACCCAGACTAGACGTTGCTTCTGCATTCGGAGTACTGTCATTTACTTGGGTTGTTATGCAATTTTTCCCT ATGGTGTTGACATCTCTGGTTCAGGAGAAAGAAAGTAATCTGAGAATAATGATGAAAATACATGGCCTAGATGACAGACTTTATTGGGTGATTTCTTATACCTATTTTGTTCTCGAATTTGTTATCTACATGCTATGTCTGGTAGCATTTGCTTCAGTTCTAG GGTTACAATTCTTCACTATGAATgacttcaaaatccaatttctcTTCTACTTCATCGGTATAAACTTGCAAATTTCAATGGCATTTCTAATGGCGCCAATTCtttcaaatgttaaaatgaTTACAG TAATAACATTCGCATTGCTTTTTGGATCAAGGCTCTCTGGGAAGTCTGTTTTTGAGTTCTTTCTTGAAGATACAACATTGTCAA GACATTGGATTATTGTTATGGAGCTATATCCTGCTTTCTCTCTTTACCGTGGTATATATGAGCTCGCACAATATTCTCTCATGGGTAGTGCAACAGGAACCCAAGGGATGCAATGGAGAGATTTGAGCGACCCTGAGAATGGGATGAGGGATGTCTGCATTATTATGATGGTCGAATGGTTGGTAGTACTTTTTATTGCATACGACATCGATCAACAACGAATATCATCAAGGAATGGAGTCACAGCGAGGGTTTTGCTATTTTTGCAAAATATTTGGAAGAGGTCAAGAAATGGTGTGAAAAGAAGAATTCTATGTTTGATGCTAGGCATTTGGAAGAAGTCAAACttaaaaagccaaaaatttTCTGCAGTTTCCCCACAGGTGGAAAATATTGACGTTTTCGAAGAG aGGGAGAAAGTTGAACGATGGCTGCATAAACCCACGTcgatttattcaatcatttgtCATAATCTTGAAAAGGTGTATCCAGAAAGGGATGGAAACCCTAAGAAAATTGGAGTGAGGGGGTTGTCTCTAGCTATATCCAAAGGGGAGTGCTTTGGTATAGTTGGTGACAGTGATGCAGGCAAAACCTCTTTCATTAGTATG ATGACTGGGATCACAAAGCCAACCTCTGGCAAAGCATTCATTGAAGGTCTGGATATAGAGAgtcaaataaaagaaatatatacaaGAATAGGTTATTGCCCTCAGATTGA CCTTCTCTGGGAAACTCTAACTGGGAGGGAGCACCTCCAATTTTATGGAAGGGTTAAAAACCTCGTAGGTCCTGCCTTGACACAG gCGGTGGAAAACTCTCTTAGGAGAGTAAACCTTGTTCGTGGAGGTGTTGGTGACAAGGAAGTCAGTGAATATAGTAGATCAGAGAAGAGGAGGCTTAGTGTTGCCATTTCATTGATTGGAAATCCTCAA GTGGTCTTTATGGAAGAACCTACCGTTGGTTTAGATCCGGTATTGAGAACCAGTTTATGGAATGCTATAAAGCATGCAAAGCAAGATCGAACGATTATTTTGACAA CACAATCAATGGAAGAGGCAGAGGCTCTATGTGATAGAATAGGAGTTCTAGCAGATGGCTGTTTGCAATGTATAGCCAGCCCTCGAGAG CTGAAGGCTagatttgaaagatttgaagAATCTTCCACGTTTAAGGACACAACACCCCCCTGCCAGAAGGATGAGTTGCGTCGCCTTTTCGGTTTGCCAACTTCTAGTGGGTCAGTGGAAAAATAG